acaaatgcatATAAGAAGCATTCATCTGCTATATTCTTCAATTTAACAACTGAACCAGGATACGTCttctcaagaatataaaaatattttggtaatttgcTGTAGGAGTCAGCCGGATGACCTCCCAAAAACTGTAAAGCCTTTTCCTTTGCTCTTcatgcttgcatgtagcttaggTTCATTCCGTGTTGGGACAACATGTCAGTTTGTATGTCCTTTCGTGTGTAAACTGTCTTAGGATCACAATACTTTGGAATGATCATGCTACCAACTACAACTGCAATATGTTTGCGCTGTATGAATGTGTCGTCCATTAAGGTGCATGTGTGTTGTCGGTTGAAACTCCTGACCTTGAACATTGTCGAATCATTAATTGATGTTGCCTTGAAGTGCCAATTACAGTTTTCTCCAACGCATATAAGCCAGTagctacaaaaaaaatatatttataatacATGTTATCAATGTAGATGTAACAAAAGGACTGTTTTAACATAAAGTAACACACTATACAATATAACTACTTTTCATCTACAATGTTTGAAAAACACATATCACAAGGAAAATACTGTTTATAATGATCTATTCACCATTTATATATTCATACCTTATGTGGCTAGATCTTTTAACCCTGAACTGGTACTTGTGCATGACAGAATAGTGCTTCATTGCAGTTGCAATTGTTTGCTTGTCTTGATACAATTGTCCCTCTTCGATAACACTTTGTGTACcttcagttattatttcactttgatattcctCTATGACGGGAGAGGCtagcatatcaagtaactttattgtcccagacgaacctgcatgaaaataaagataaacagTATTATTTCAATTTTGTAGAATctttgtagatatattgtagatgagagaaaattttgtagtcaacattttttttcacgtagattgtagtttaattgtaatataaatgtagtaattatgTAGATACCCTTACAATAATACTGCTTTATAAACACTTAAACTTATTTGTAGTATATTTGTAGAatttttgtagaaaatttgtagaTGAAGAGAAATTTTTTGTAGTCAACAAGcatagattgtagtttaattgtagtgtAAATAtagtaattttgtagataatCATGAAAATAATATTGATTTATACATCCTAAAACTGAtgtgtagtttatttgtagataaaTATAGGAATTTTATAGATATTACCGTAAAATCAGACTTCCATAGAATTTGAAACATAACAAACCTGCACTTGTGTTCTCATTGGTAATAgtcaattccatattgaaatctcgTACACTTACACATAGCAGATACGATCCTAagtttttattctcctttttttGTCTCCATATACACACGAACCCCATATCGTTCCTAATCTCCATTGGAGGACAATTCTCAttcacaatgtatttgatttctacaatttttttCGAAGTATCAATCATTAATTGCTCTGCAATTGTAGAAATCAATATATTGTAACTTGCATCCTCATCGAGCACAATGCCATCAACTTGAAAATCTCTAAATCTGCAATAGCTATCCCAATTCCTATTTAATTGTAGCATGATTGAGATTTTGGACATGATTGCGTGTCGTTGCTGAGGTATTGttcaatatttttttatttttttttgattttttgaattaagaaaaaaagatgaagaacAGAGTATCGACATAATTGATTTCTACAATTTGACTTGGATTTGTTGAATATTTTGTCGCTTTTTTGATCAGTGGATTGAGGAAAAAAGTCGACAAACTGAGCTTTTGCAGAACTGATTTCTATAATTTGATTCGAATTTGTTGAAgattttgtcttttttttatttgtGGTAGGAAAAATATCGAAGAACAAAGTTTTTGCAGAAAAGTGTCTATGcaatttgattttaaattgaaGATAAAGGATTTCCGTTTCAAATTTGATCTGAAGGTCGCTAAATCAATTAGAATATTCTGTTCCTGATTTGTAGCGCACCTAATTAGGAAGATTCAGCTACTAATAATTAGTATTTAATGAAATAATTGTAGAAAAAGTGTGAACATGGCAGATAAATTAGAAACTATGCACATATTTAataataaagtttcatatatggtataggaaagAAAAAATTCCTATTTATAATATACTTCGTGCTCATTTAGTTTGAGAATAAGAGAATATAATCATGGTATAAGTTTGGGTATTGGTTTATACAGTGTTTGATTTGTATGTTGAAACTTGACAATACATGAATTAAGTTATACGCATTaaactaaggggtcgtttggtagagtgtataagaataatgctgaatattgtgtattagtaatgcttgcattagttatgctgagatatttcttatccattgtttagTTTAATGTATTAATGCATTGCACAATTTCTATAAGAATTATTTGTTTCCAAAAATACCCTCATAATCAGTCCATTactttatcttttaaaaaaaacatatgttGAGGAATGTTTTTATATAAAAAGGTTTGAAAAAATTATTTAGTTTGTCTACATATATTATAATGTAGAacttaatatttatttataaaaaaaatatgttaagtatttatttatttactgggGACATAATTTTATTTATCACTTTCTTGGATTATTTCAAACTTGCTTTAATATaataacatattttaatcaagcataaattttgaaggacaaatTTATCTTTAACTAAGTTAATGCATTCATTAAAATCCATTGCATTGTTAATGTCATGGTTtcttatgcattagttatgcataagATAATACCAAATAGAGTGTATAACTAATATTTGCATAACTAATGTATATGTTCAAAAAGTGTACCAAACAAAGTATTACTAATACACAaagttaatgcatgcattattttaccTAATGCATCGTACCAAACGACTAAAAGATAAAATTACATTTTATATGGTCCTCAAAACCATCATCATCAATACCTTTTATATCTCATTTTTTGTGCAAAGAACCAAATGTCTCATAAAGGATAATTTGTGCATTATAATCCTTGGATTAATAATCGTTATATTATAATCCCTGCCTAACTTATTTTTTCGACCAAATGACCCTTTCCTTATAAAGAGAAGAGGGCAAACTTAGagtaaattattttaaaaatttcCTTAGAATATGTTAAAATACACTTTCGTATTTCTGGATAAAACACTTAATATATTTATGTCATAATTCACATTGTCAACAGTAGTATATTAAGAAGTCTATCTAAACTAAGCCTATAATAGTATATTGATTTTTCATATGTATGTCGTGTTACTAACGAGGGTGCAGAAAGAACAAAATAGATGAATACACCCCAAGATCCACAACAATAACGGAGAGAGACTTTCATTTGCTGAACttattaattataaataaataagtCATCTTTATTttcataataataaaataatttatatgaTTAAAAGATCATATCTATAATATTTATGAAAATTGTCCTTTTTTGGCAATGAATagagtttagattatttttttttggttgtaATGATTCAattgtcttctttttttctcttctaaatataaaatatatttgtCTATATTTCAATTTTGAACCATGCAACTTTGGTTAACTTACTTCATTAGTTTATGACATTAATCAGTACCATCTATATGAGACAATCGTTATTAATAATGATTAGTTCTGTAATTCTGAATTTTTTTATGTCTTAATTCATAATGAAATTTTCTCCGTTTACTTTAAGTTGTCCACTTTTGACTTTGCACTTATTTTACATCTTGTTTGGATAGTTGTTATATATTGTTTTATTATATAtcatattgtattgtactgtatcgtttaaTGTATACAATATTTAgatagacatgtattgtttgtcGTCGTTTTATGATGTCATGGACCAACAATATGGAAAATAAACTTGATATTACCATGAAAAAGTGAGATATCAAGTATAATTATTATATATAAAGGTATGATAAAGAACAAAAagaattatttaataatatagAAAGgcaagaagagagaaaaaataggTAATGAAGCGATAACATCAAATCGGTCATTACATAAAGTGATAGTTTTTGTCATTACGTAACGACAgatttaacaatacgatacaataaaatttaagtaactatcaaaacaaacattgtatgtAAAGTAATAATACGATATGAcacaataggtaacaaccatcaAAACAAGTTGTTACGAAAAAAAATAAAGTATGTATTTTACAATTTGCCCATAATAATGATAGCATTTCCATAAAGTCTTGGTACATAATTTGGAGAATGAGTAGTTAATGACAAGGgtaaaacaagagaaaaaagaTTATCTTTCTCTAATTTAGTATAGCGAATaagtaaaagtgaaaatatatttttagtataatGGGCAAATAAAAGTGAATGGAGAGAATATATTATAAATACATAGAGATggttttcaaattatttttttgaaaaaagaaaagaaaagttgtTCATGACCTATTTGGATTAGGGTCTAAATTATGAGACTTTAAAACCCTTATAAGATTtccttgattttcttttttatattttcaaaaatattgCAGGAGCTTTTTTCTTCACCCTCACTCTAAAGCAGACGCCGAACTCACTATCTCTTTTGCCGGCCCGGCAAAATCAATTTTGTAAGTTCTCCTCTATGTCTTCACCGCCACCAATCCCCAACCTTCTCTTGCTCTCTAGACAGAACTCTGTGGCAACTAGAACTGTTTTTtggtatatgttgttagtttgaaGCTTGACAATTTTTGTCATTTTTGCTGATTAATGTTGTTGTGTCgtattttcgcttttctttttttttttgttggttaTATGGGTTTATAGCAAATTTGCAGTAGCTGATGTATTGATGCTATAAAAGAGCTTTCTTTTTATTAtctatttctatttttcttaacACTCTGTTTGGATCATTGTTCCCGTCGTTttacaatgtattgtattgtattgtattgtatcataTTAGAATTGAGTTAGAATTGAGTTAAAAGCAAATTAGGAGAAAAAAAACAGAACGCGGCAAAACACCTTTAACGATGGCAGCAGTTCCGGAAAAAAAACAAAGTAGGTTATAGGTTGGAGATTTGGagttaaaatagaaaaaaaaggtaaatgataaaatagaaTTGTGGAGTAATAAGTTAGGGcataattgaaaagaaaaataggaaacaatctCAGCATACCAAATCGGTTGTTTAAAAAAAGGGAACTTTTCATTGTTCCGGAACAATGGATTTAACAATACAACACAACCAATTTTAATGAAACaatttaacaatacaatacaaccaattttaatgaaacaatcaaaacaaatatttttttggGATATACATTACGATACAACGgggaacaaccatccaaacaagctttAAGCCTTGGTCCGTAGAGTTACCCGTACCTGTATTGGTAGGAAGTAGGAGGTATCTGGTGGCAAAGGTGGAACTATGTTAAACATAAAGGGTTCACCGGCACCTGTAAACCTTGGCAAAAattctgtatatatatatgtgtatttaTCGTAAAACTTAAAATTTTGTATCTATATGTGTATTTATCATAGAACTTGACCCTCATCAACAAATGTGCTTGCTCAAGTGTTTTAGGGTTTCTGATAACCGGAGTTTGAACCCCAAGTCCAGCAGCTAATTTCTTTTTGACTTATGACAGTAAACAAAATCTAATTtcctttttaaagaaaaaaaatctttttgcaGTCAACAAGTTAGTATAGTCAAGCTTCTTTTCCGCCTTTTCTTGTAATCAACAGAAATCCTTACCTAGGTCATGGTTCATAATCCACTCTTATCTCAGTCATATTCAACTACAGAAAGCAGTCGGCATCTGGCGAGACCCGACCTTCCTCACCCCTTGGCAGCGGCATTTGTTAGACCTATCCCTATAACTTTGTAAAGTTCTTTTCACCTCTTTCTAATGACTAATATGGATTCTACTTATTCAAGCATATTTTGACTTTGAttcttttatgatttttgtttttcACAAATTAGTAGGAACTAGAATTATTATTTAATTGAGTTGAATAATAAATATTACCACAATAACGAATTATTTATTTGTAAAATTGTATTAAACAAATAGTGAAGCATCTTTGTGTGGACTGTCATTGTTAGTTTTATGGGACTAATTTATTTAATAATTACATCCGATTAGTACTCAACCCTAGAACAAATACGGAAGCATCTTTGTGTGGACTGTCATTGACCAGTTTTAGAATATGAAAGCTTGTCGAGGCCAAGTATGAACAAATGCTGTATTTTTGTTATATATGTACTAAATTAATCTCATAAgttatcataatctttaagtttTCGGAGAGTTGCATGCCAAGCATTTTAGCTAGTAATTTCCAAAGGTAGATCTATGATTTTAACTTTGATAGGTTCGACGTTTAAGGTTCTTAGCATTTAACTAACCTATTCTTAAAATTATAGGTTTAGATCTAATATTTGTTGAAATTTTGGTTGGTTTTCACACAAAAACTATATTTTGCATCGATGGCGAAGCACTGGATCCACCCTGGTAATTGACTTGTCTAATATAAAGAAAGTGGTGCCCCGCTGCTTTCCACCTCTGCTTGGTGGAATAGTCCAGGTGAGCACAAGCTGGCCCGGATACCATACTCATAAAAAAAGTGTGATTTTTATCCTAGAGTAGATTTGAGATGGTTATAGCAGCTTCATGCCTTTTCATTTGGTTGATATTTATaacttatgtgttttatttgctGTTCTAAGCTTACTTTAATGTTTCTTGAATTGGTCGTTTACTTCTTTGTTTCCTGACTCTGCATACTCTAGCTTTGTTATGCAAACCTCTGTTTTAAAAGGCAGAATTGGGACTCGTCCGGGGCTCGCCCCGGGGCGGAGCACTTGCAAAACGCCCCTGGGCTTATGTGTGGAGCTTAGTTCTGTGATACTTACGCCTCAGCCATCGGGGCTTATGCCCCGGGCACACCCAACGCCTAGTGTACTGGGCTCGCCTAATAGAACTTTATGCAATTGTGTGTAACTAACCTTGTAAATcctcaaactttcttaataaatcgttgactattcaaaattacttttttgtTAATCATATATCATTGAGTTgagagtattttatgtcataattgaaataaaaattattgcacgttatccactaagactgctatgatagttaattttaaataaatctttcatttaaaaagtatttatttttTAACTTTTGTTACGTCTTTACTATATAATAgtccataattttttttataattatttttctaaatattaGTTTTTCCACGTTTACGAGATACAaaacttattaatttaatagctTAGTATTAGCTAGTAACTATTTACAAGTAATTAGTTATCATGGTATTGTATGGTGACttatgtgtcactttattaacttgttgaaacttaaaaataaacgatgctagagaatcatatttaaattaaattgtgaattatgtttttatataaattctctttcaaatataaagcatattaaataaaaggagtattttaagaaaaatatcaaattatattatcgaaattctttcaagattcattactcCTTAAGAGATGCATATAAGATTTCGTATCgaatacattacttttgatgtttgagttgtaaTGACGTTGtagctaatttgcatattatgatatatgtcatacttttcgtattattcatagttgaattataatttataaatattttaaagagattatttgttataattttgtgattttaatgtaatttttataattattttttattctatACTAtcttaaattcttgaaattagtaaaatttaatGATCCGTGGGACTTACGCCCCAGGCTTACGCCTCGCCTCATCAGAGGTAAAACGCCTCGGCTCACGCccccgccttttaaaacattgatGCAAACTTGATGTGGTGTCACATTTAACTGGTGTAGCTTCTAAATTAACCCTTTTTTTGTTGCAGGTGAGTGATCCTGATTATTGTTGATGGCTATTTCCTCAACATTTTCTTCACATGTATTCCATGGGAAAAGACTTGTGTCACCTCCGAGAATGAGTTATTCTAACTTTGGAGGCAATAATTTATGGTTAAAGCAACCTGTGCACTGTAAACCTACTTGTTTACTTGCCGACATGTCAAAATCACAGTTGCTACTCGCAGTTGAATTGTTTACAAAGTGCGGAAATCAATGCATTATGCCGACAAGTAGGGGAGGATTCCAATGCAGAGCATTGGAGGTGAAAAATAAGTCTTTAACTATGGTGGGGAGTAAGTTTCAACTTGATGATGTAATTGAAGCTCAGCAGTTTGATAGAGATACTCTCAGTGCCATATTTGAAGTGGCGCAGGAGATGGAGAAAATTGAGAAGAACTCGATGGGAAGCGAGATTCTTAAGGGTTATCTAATGGCCACTCTCTTCTATGAACCCTCAACTAGGACTAGGCTTTCATTTGAATCTGCCATGAAGCGTTTAGGTGGGGAAGTATTGACTACGGAAAATGCTCGCGAATTTTCATCTGCCGCAAAAGGAGAGACGCTTGAAGGTATCTCTTCATTAGTTTCCTTGAAGTAATTTTCCACTTtcaataggatgttgggttattaCAATAGAATTTTGAATTGCAGATTCAATTAGAACTGTTGAAGGGTACTCTGACATCATTGTTATGAGACATTTTGAAAGTGGTGCTGCTAAAAGAGCTGCAGCCACTGCCAGTATTCCAATTATAAATGCTGGAGATGGCCCTGGACAACACCCAACTCAGGTTTGCTCCTATTGTAGATGCTTTCGTGGTAGGCCAGAGACTTTGAGGCTAGAATTACTTCAAGCTGTCTAGTTAAAATATATTTAACTGCAGTTATTCCTAATCTAACTTTCTTTTGGTGGATAAGCATTGGTACAACTTACAACTCAATCAATCATTTTCTTTGTCTCTTGAAACTGCATTTAAGTTGCAAACTCAATAATCTTAGGTGGcgtttgtccgtgattttgtttttcaAACTTGCAGAAAAATTTCCATTTGTTGTTGTTTAAGCTTAATACTTCTTATGTCCTCCTTGTACATATAAGTGCAGAGAGTTACTTTctactttttcttctctttttatcttttcgttataccttttttttttccttttcctttctaCTTTTTGCTTCTCTTTTTTCTGCCattctctttttccttctcaATTTTTGTACTAGTTATTTGTTAGAATCTCTATGTCAGTGTTAAGTTTTCCTACTGTTAGGTAACTAGCCATAAGCTGTTGTGCGGGGGTGTTATTCTATCCTTTCCCCTTTGATAGATCTAGATTAGGAAACAATAACTTGTTTGGATTGTGTATTCCAGCTAAGTTTCTGGAGATAACTAAAAACTTGGGCTCTTAACTACATAGATGTGCCTGCCATGTGTTTTAGGCTGTTCTCCTGCTGTTATAACTTATAATTTATAACAAACTCTGAATAGCATATAGGGAATTAACTGGTGGAAACAACATAATAGAGTACAGAAGACATGACACGTGCGCATGCATTTGTTTGTACTGTAAGATTTTCTTTATCATATTATTCTTCTTAGACTATTTTTTTCTTGAACTGGTACAGTAATTTATCCTGATTTTATCTGAAACAGGCCCTTTTAGACGTGTATACCATTGAAAGAGAAATAGGAAAACTTGATGGTATTAAAGTTGCTCTTGTTGGTGATTTAGCTTATGGGAGGACAGTTCGTTCACTTGCTTACTTGCTCGCGAAGTACCAAGATGTGAAAATTTACTTTGTGTCCCCTGATGTAGTTAAAATGAAGGTATGACTGAGAAAAGATAAAACTTTGATTATCTTGAGCTGGTAATTAGCGTTACTTCTGATTCAGTGAAATGAACTTTTGTTCTTTAACCTCAAATGTAGTTACATaatgttttattttagtttgagGAATTGTTGCAGATTAAATAAAAGATGTCTctcttgttcttaattgtcaTTTTAGGATGATATAAAGGATTATTTGACGTCAATGGGGGTTCAGTGGGAAGAAAGTGCTGATCTGGTGGATGTGGCTTCTAAATGTGATGTGGTATATCAAACTCGTATTCAAAGAGAAAGATTTGGAGAGAGGGTTGATTTGTATGAAGAAGCTCGAGGGAAGTATATCGTGGATCTAGCTGTCTTAAATGCTATGCAGAAACATGCAGTAGTGATGCATCCTTTGCCAAGACTTGATGAGGTTAATTCCGTTATATAGTTTGGCATGTGATTCCTTCTATTTTTATGTCACAATTACGCTATTTAATTTCCATGTTTAATCCTTGTAGATAACTGTTGATGTGGATGAAGATCCAAGGGCTGCTTATTTCAGACAAGCTAAGAATGGTCTTTATATTCGTATGGCACTTTTGAAGCTTCTACTTCTTGGTTGGTGACAGATGCAAAACATTTTATAACTCGAATATTGCAAACCATGTTTCTTATCCATGTGAGTGTGGATTCTGAGCTCATTGTAGAGTTTAAGAGTTTCGTTAACTTGTTTGAGCCAAAAAAATATTTGGACCTCTttctttattcatattttttccCTCAGAATGTTTACTTTTATATCTCTATGTTTTGGTACGTAAAATGGTTGGTCATTTCAATAGCCTCATTTCCTCTTCACACATTCATTGCCCTAAATACTGATAACCGTGTTGCTAATCatagtctatcggaaacaacctctctacctccccaggtaggggtaaggtctgcgtacacattaccctcccaagaccccacttgtgggattataccggatatgttgttgttgttgttgtgttgctaATCATCCTGTTGGAACACAGTAATAGGTCAATTTTGTTAAGAGTCCACAGTCCATTTAGTTTGTTGTATACAGAACTATTTTGGccctttcttttttctatttcttttgtttcgGTTTTCTATTGGTTAGTATTTCTGTGTGAGAAACTGTCTTAGTAGGTTGATAAAAACTTGCTGGAGATGTTCCAATGCTTTGGAACATGTCATATGAAGTGAATGGAGTTGAAGCATTTGTTGTACATCAAGTTCATTTCATAATTTCAAGCAAGTAAGGTCAAGGTTTGGCATCCTATAGGGGATTCTCGTTTAAAACATGAACTCAAAAATACTTCTAAAACTGTATACTTGAGAAGCCTATTGGGAATGTCAATGCTGTTAAAATCTTCTTTGCTGTGGGGATTAATGCTTTGCAACAGTGATGACCCCATGCCATCAGACCATGATTTAAGTGGTTTTGTTTGGTTAGAATGAAGGTTTGAAATCCCAAAAATGAAATGGTATCGCAGAGCTTATACAACAACAGGAACAACAGTCGAAAACAACTATTGCGCCTCAATCCCAAACAATTTGGGGTCAGCTATATGAATCCTCGTTATTCATGTCGCTTCATCTTATGggaaaaaacccaaaaatgtgaGATGGTATCACATAGCTTATCTTGTGGGAAAATGATAGCTTGTAGAGTTTCTTCTCTTTATGCAACGAATTTTAAGTGGGTATTTGTAGGCTGTGCAAGAATTCGGAAACGGCCTTTCTACCTTCAAAAGGTACGAATAAGATTTGCGTACGCACTATCCTCCTCAGATCCCACTTTGTGGGAACGGACTGAGTATGGTGTTGTTGTAAGCTTTGCAAGAATTGATGCCCATTGGTTCTTGGGTTCGTCTTCAATGCCAAAGCATTCAAATTTTATGCTAGCAGTTTAGTTGATATATATTTGGTACCTTCAGTTGTACCTTTTTCAGTTTTACAttgtattttataaaatattttgttAATTTATCTTTTCATTTTTTACGTTCTTCTTGATCAAATTTAAGTTGTATGCTATATAGATGTGATGAGTTTCATGACATCCTACTAGATACATacttgtttttgtatttttttccttTCTCCATAAAGGTGATTTTTTTCTTccctaaaaataaattataatttCAAGTAATAAACCAATCAACTTTCCAAAAGGATATTATAAAAGTTCATGGCATTCTAATTGAGATAGTATATTACTAGAGACATCTCGGACAAGTCAAAGTTTAGGAGAAAATTTGGATTATTTCGTATTGTTCAATGATAAATTTAATCCTTTCCCCTTGTACAAAAGGGCTGCGTTAGTCATTAAAGGCAAATCAAACCCATTTTTTATAACGACAAAAGTAGATTTGTCCTCAATTACAACAAGCAACATAGTAAAATAATTATTGAAACAAAGAAATTTCTACCTCctgtagcaaaggttaacaccttatttattttaaataaataccatttaaaaaaattatattctatagataccttttaaggtttataacaaaatatctaattttggtacctcctagccctaagccactaaatacgctattcagttacactatttgaTTTCTCTCTCTAatttgatacatgtcattctctcTTCCAAATAATACCGGATTCATTGACCGAAATCCAGTAACTATCAATTACTAGAGAATCGGCCATGGTATTCAACGTCGGAGCTTAAAAGGAAGAAGAGGGTGGCCAAATATAAGATATATTCCATGGAAGGAAAAGTCAAGAAATCATTAAAAAATGGTTATCGGTGGTTCAAACATGTGTTAGAAGCAATGTACAGGATGCGTGGGAAGTGAGATTCAGGGTTTTTGCTCGACGGCagattcgccggaaattagggtttgttcttgaacaaagacaatggattttggggctgagcaacttgattttctgttagtatatttcaatgtattttcaacatatcacgctgtattttcatgtatttcattgtattcattgtcttttttttcattgtaattcaatgtatctcgctgtatttatgtatttcattgtattcactgtctttttttctcattgtatttcaatgtatcccgctctattctatgtatttcattgtattcactgcctcgctatatgccatgaatgtattcatatgtttttttaattaatataatttatgtattcagatgtattatataatttctctgaagactgctatgtttttggggtatttttcggttgagaatcttttttataactgaaaataaaaaatttgtgttataattgagtttgttgagttatattaggagtctattatattaattgattcactttccgttttaaaaacattgtaatcccctatttcacgccgtgaatacagtcgagtacaattaaatacaataatctatccagttgtaatctcatgtttcactccatgaatacaatcgaatacaacaactgattagctggacttccccaATTCACGCCTATTTGCTACTGTAtttatgaatacaatagcttaaatacatcaaatacatcttataaccacagaaaaggtatctacaatccgtaatataacaaataatatctatagatggctaattactactaaaagatagtgctttatgaaaatttcccttgAAATAATGGTTAGAAAGTTCCATCAACAGAAAAAAAATATCCTATATAAGGTTAAAATTGAATAAGTTAATGTATCAAAATTAACCTTGAATAATTTAATGTATCAAAGTTCTTGAATGATGTGAAAATTGCATATAAGTAGAATAATGTCAAATTTTTTTGATTACGTAGAATTGAAAGTGTCATCTAAATGGAGTATTAAGTGGTGGCAAAATCCATGATTAAAATTAACGAGGCAAATTACCACTGTATTATTTTGTTTAACATTACTTGTCTAA
This sequence is a window from Nicotiana sylvestris chromosome 3, ASM39365v2, whole genome shotgun sequence. Protein-coding genes within it:
- the LOC104218778 gene encoding aspartate carbamoyltransferase, chloroplastic, which translates into the protein MAISSTFSSHVFHGKRLVSPPRMSYSNFGGNNLWLKQPVHCKPTCLLADMSKSQLLLAVELFTKCGNQCIMPTSRGGFQCRALEVKNKSLTMVGSKFQLDDVIEAQQFDRDTLSAIFEVAQEMEKIEKNSMGSEILKGYLMATLFYEPSTRTRLSFESAMKRLGGEVLTTENAREFSSAAKGETLEDSIRTVEGYSDIIVMRHFESGAAKRAAATASIPIINAGDGPGQHPTQALLDVYTIEREIGKLDGIKVALVGDLAYGRTVRSLAYLLAKYQDVKIYFVSPDVVKMKDDIKDYLTSMGVQWEESADLVDVASKCDVVYQTRIQRERFGERVDLYEEARGKYIVDLAVLNAMQKHAVVMHPLPRLDEITVDVDEDPRAAYFRQAKNGLYIRMALLKLLLLGW